A genomic window from Enoplosus armatus isolate fEnoArm2 chromosome 20, fEnoArm2.hap1, whole genome shotgun sequence includes:
- the rgrb gene encoding retinal G protein coupled receptor b, whose protein sequence is MAAYTLPEGFTEFDMFSFGSALFVGGLLGFFLNAISIVSFLTVKEMRTPSNFFVFNLAVADIFLNINGLTAAYASYLRYWPFGQDGCGYHGFQGMIAVLASISFMATIAWDRYHQYCTRQKLFWSTTLTMSGIIWILSIFWAAVPLMGWGVYDFEPMRTCCTLDYTRGDRDYVTYMLTLVLLYLMFPAYTMLSCYNAIYKHFKKVHHHRFNTSLPLRVMLMCWGPYVLMCIYACFENVKVVSPKLRMVLPVVAKTNPIFNALLYSFGNEFYRGGVWHFLTGQKIVDPVIKKSK, encoded by the exons ATGGCAGCCTACACGTTACCGGAGGGCTTCACGGAGTTCGACATGTTTTCCTTCGGCTCAGCGCTGTTTGTTGGCG GCCTGCTCGGGTTCTTCCTCAATGCCATCAGCATCGTCTCTTTCCTCACAGTGAAGGAGATGCGGACTCCCAGTAACTTCTTTGTGTTCAATCTTGCTGTTGCGGACATCTTTTTGAATATTAATGGTCTCACGGCTGCGTATGCGAGCTATCTCAG GTATTGGCCATTTGGTCAAGATGGATGTGGCTATCACGGTTTTCAGGGGATGATAGCGGTCCTGGCCTCCATCAGTTTCATGGCTACCATCGCTTGGGACAGATATCACCAGTACTGCACCA GACAGAAGCTCTTCTGGAGCACGACTCTGACGATGAGCGGCATCATCTGGATTCTGTCCATCTTCTGGGCTGCTGTTCCTCTCATGGGATGGGGCGTCTATGACTTCGAGCCTATGAGGACTTGCTGCACGCTGGACTACACCAGAGGGGACAg gGACTATGTGACCTACATGCTAACTCTGGTGTTGCTCTACCTGATGTTCCCAGCCTACACCATGTTGTCATGTTACAATGCCATCTACAAACACTTCAAGAAGGTTCATCACCACAGG TTTAACACCAGTTTGCCCTTGAGGGTAATGCTGATGTGCTGGGGCCCCTACGTCCTCATGTGCATCTACGCCTGCTTCGAGAACGTGAAGGTCGTATCTCCAAAGCTACGAATG GTGCTTCCAGTTGTCGCAAAGACAAATCCCATCTTCAACGCTCTCCTCTACTCATTTGGAAATGAGTTCTACCGAGGCGGTGTGTGGCACTTCCTCACTGGGCAGAAGATTGTTGATCCGGTTATTAagaagtcaaaataa